The following coding sequences lie in one Pseudoxanthomonas sp. SE1 genomic window:
- a CDS encoding L,D-transpeptidase family protein — MIALLAALGPSSQAREHGDWPPPLLPAAEQADAIVVHKAQRRMALLRDGHTIATYRIVLGGVPVGHKREQGDQRTPEGEYRITYRNGRSRFHLSLRISYPDAADRRQALARGVDPGGDIMIHGATPPGSRVDWTEGCIAVTNTEMEAIWQRVPVGTPIRIEP, encoded by the coding sequence ATGATCGCGCTTCTGGCTGCGTTGGGTCCGTCGTCGCAGGCACGCGAACACGGGGATTGGCCGCCGCCCCTGTTGCCTGCCGCGGAGCAGGCTGACGCGATCGTTGTCCACAAGGCCCAGCGTCGCATGGCGCTGCTGCGCGATGGGCACACCATTGCCACGTATCGCATCGTGCTCGGGGGCGTGCCGGTGGGGCACAAGCGCGAGCAGGGCGACCAGCGCACACCGGAAGGCGAGTACCGCATCACCTACCGCAACGGACGCAGCCGCTTCCACCTGTCGTTGCGCATTTCCTATCCGGATGCCGCCGACCGTCGACAGGCGCTTGCGCGTGGCGTCGATCCGGGCGGCGACATCATGATCCATGGCGCTACGCCGCCGGGCTCACGCGTGGACTGGACGGAGGGCTGCATCGCCGTGACAAACACGGAAATGGAAGCGATCTGGCAGCGCGTGCCGGTGGGCACGCCGATCCGCATCGAACCCTGA
- the fabR gene encoding HTH-type transcriptional repressor FabR, producing the protein MPHDDNGPGRKASISREDLMAAALKLVGPHRSVSTLSLREVAREAGIAPNSFYRQFRDMDELAVALIDLAGRSLRKIIGEARHRAYSSDRSVVRGSVEAFIEQLRADDKLLHVLLREGNVGSDAFKHAVELELQFFEEELCMDLVRLATRDNAPLYEPALVSKAITRLVFAMGATAMDLPPEKDQELIEQLSEMVRMIITGSRALASRGGGQR; encoded by the coding sequence CTGCCCCACGACGACAACGGCCCTGGCCGCAAGGCGTCGATTTCGCGCGAAGACCTGATGGCGGCCGCGCTGAAACTGGTGGGCCCGCATCGCAGCGTGTCCACGCTGAGCCTGCGCGAAGTGGCCCGCGAGGCCGGCATCGCCCCCAACAGCTTCTATCGCCAGTTCCGCGACATGGACGAACTGGCCGTGGCGCTGATCGATCTGGCCGGCCGCTCACTGCGCAAGATCATCGGCGAGGCCCGCCATCGCGCCTACAGCAGCGACCGCAGCGTGGTGCGCGGCTCGGTGGAAGCTTTCATCGAACAACTGCGCGCGGACGACAAGCTGCTGCACGTGCTGCTGCGCGAAGGCAACGTCGGTTCGGACGCGTTCAAGCACGCAGTGGAACTCGAGCTGCAGTTCTTCGAAGAAGAGCTGTGCATGGACCTGGTACGACTGGCCACGCGCGACAACGCTCCGCTGTACGAACCGGCGCTGGTATCCAAGGCCATCACCCGGCTGGTGTTCGCGATGGGCGCCACCGCGATGGATCTGCCGCCGGAGAAGGACCAGGAACTGATCGAACAACTTTCGGAGATGGTCCGCATGATCATCACCGGCTCGCGTGCGCTGGCCTCGCGCGGCGGCGGCCAGCGCTGA
- a CDS encoding ferredoxin reductase, protein MNAQIRPTPRRPGPLKRLIRPLVKPDVFDFWATRLHRTWTWERPLARLVGRESASADAVTLLLKPNRHWAGHRAGQHVNLGVEIDGVRVTRSYSLTAPPRADGLLPLTVKAIEGGKVSRYLHSRARIGEIVELGQAFGDMTLPAAPTGAYLLLAAGSGITPLMALVRELAGQGMPVGLTLLYWVRRREEACFLDELRALAAAHPGFRFRLLLTREAASADDEAEGRIDDAVLSAQAGDPAMQQVVACGPGGFVETARGLLASRVASFQAEAFTAPPALVVDEGEVDIRLQRSGRTLRVPRGESLLVALEQHGLKPPSGCRMGICNTCACGKSAGSTRHLPSGDLMHEPTQALKLCIHSAATDIELDL, encoded by the coding sequence ATGAACGCCCAGATCCGTCCGACCCCCCGCCGGCCCGGTCCCCTGAAACGCCTGATCCGGCCGCTGGTCAAGCCGGATGTGTTCGATTTCTGGGCCACCCGCTTGCACCGTACCTGGACCTGGGAGCGCCCGCTGGCCCGGCTTGTGGGCCGCGAATCCGCCTCCGCGGACGCGGTCACCCTGCTGTTGAAGCCGAATCGCCACTGGGCGGGCCATCGCGCCGGCCAGCATGTGAACCTCGGCGTCGAGATCGACGGGGTGCGGGTTACCCGCAGTTACAGCCTGACGGCGCCCCCGCGGGCGGACGGGTTGCTGCCCCTGACAGTGAAAGCGATCGAGGGTGGCAAGGTCAGCCGTTACCTCCACTCCAGGGCCCGCATCGGCGAGATCGTCGAGCTGGGGCAGGCGTTCGGCGACATGACGCTGCCCGCAGCGCCGACCGGCGCCTACCTGCTGCTCGCCGCCGGCAGCGGCATCACACCGCTCATGGCGCTGGTGCGTGAACTGGCCGGGCAGGGCATGCCGGTCGGACTGACGTTGCTCTACTGGGTGCGCCGGCGCGAGGAGGCCTGCTTCCTCGACGAACTGCGTGCGCTCGCCGCCGCCCATCCGGGCTTCCGCTTCCGGTTGCTGCTCACGCGCGAAGCCGCGTCGGCCGACGACGAGGCCGAAGGCCGCATCGATGACGCGGTGCTCTCCGCGCAGGCGGGCGACCCCGCCATGCAACAAGTGGTCGCCTGCGGCCCTGGCGGTTTCGTCGAAACCGCGCGCGGCCTGCTGGCCTCGCGCGTGGCCTCGTTCCAGGCCGAAGCGTTCACCGCGCCGCCGGCACTCGTCGTGGACGAGGGCGAGGTGGACATCCGCCTGCAACGCAGCGGGCGCACGCTGCGTGTGCCGCGCGGCGAATCCCTGCTGGTGGCCCTGGAGCAGCATGGCCTCAAGCCGCCGTCCGGCTGCCGCATGGGCATCTGCAATACCTGCGCCTGCGGCAAGTCCGCGGGCAGCACGCGCCACCTGCCCAGTGGCGACCTGATGCACGAGCCCACCCAGGCGTTGAAGCTGTGCATCCACAGCGCCGCCACCGACATCGAGCTGGATCTGTAA
- a CDS encoding acyl-CoA desaturase → MTTLTSPRNRSLTTDELDRFGEELDALRARTVATLGQRDARYIRNVVKAVRYANLTGRVLLLAAAIAGGLWLADSAVGWLFWVLWALGALSLGLGKILDNMELGHNVIHGQYDWLGDPQLNGKTYDWDIVATSENWRHTHNFRHHTYTNVRGMDDDIGYGLLRIFPEQKWKPFYLAQPVVAVVFALLFQWGIAIQDLKLGRWWHGKMTTQQLRRKSAPVVRKMGRQLAKDYVIYPALAGPFFLPVLLGNLVANGLRNVWTYVIIFCGHFTANAETFPKECIKNESRGHWYLRQLRGSSNLRGGFLINVLSGNLSHQIEHHFFPDIPANRYAEMAREVRAICARYGQHYNTGTLLTQFGQVCWRIVRHAFPSRPRRAMALVQAEAVA, encoded by the coding sequence ATGACGACCCTTACCTCCCCCCGCAACCGCAGTCTCACCACCGACGAACTGGATCGCTTCGGCGAGGAGCTGGATGCCCTGCGTGCGCGTACCGTGGCCACGCTGGGCCAGCGTGATGCACGCTATATCCGCAACGTGGTCAAAGCGGTGCGGTACGCCAACCTGACCGGCCGCGTGCTGCTGCTCGCCGCCGCGATCGCCGGTGGCCTCTGGCTGGCCGACAGCGCGGTGGGCTGGCTGTTCTGGGTGCTGTGGGCGCTGGGCGCACTGTCGCTGGGCCTGGGCAAGATCCTCGACAACATGGAACTGGGCCACAACGTCATCCATGGCCAGTACGACTGGCTGGGCGACCCGCAGCTCAACGGCAAGACCTACGACTGGGACATCGTTGCCACCAGCGAGAACTGGCGGCACACGCACAATTTCCGTCACCACACGTATACCAACGTGCGGGGCATGGACGACGACATCGGCTATGGCCTGCTGCGCATCTTCCCGGAGCAGAAGTGGAAGCCGTTCTACCTGGCGCAGCCGGTGGTCGCGGTGGTGTTCGCGCTGCTGTTCCAGTGGGGCATCGCCATCCAGGACCTCAAGCTGGGCCGCTGGTGGCACGGCAAGATGACCACCCAGCAGCTGCGCCGCAAGTCCGCACCGGTGGTGCGCAAGATGGGGCGCCAGCTGGCCAAGGATTACGTGATCTATCCGGCGCTGGCCGGGCCTTTCTTCCTGCCGGTACTGCTGGGCAACCTGGTGGCCAACGGCCTGCGCAACGTATGGACCTACGTGATCATCTTCTGCGGGCACTTCACCGCCAATGCGGAAACATTCCCCAAGGAATGCATCAAGAACGAGTCGCGTGGCCACTGGTACCTGCGCCAGTTGCGTGGTTCGTCCAACCTGCGCGGCGGATTCCTGATCAACGTGCTGTCGGGCAACCTGAGCCACCAGATCGAGCACCATTTCTTCCCCGACATCCCGGCCAACCGTTACGCCGAGATGGCACGCGAAGTGCGCGCGATCTGCGCCCGCTACGGCCAGCACTACAACACCGGCACGCTGCTCACGCAGTTCGGGCAGGTCTGCTGGCGCATCGTGCGGCATGCCTTCCCCAGCCGGCCGCGACGCGCGATGGCGCTGGTCCAGGCGGAAGCCGTCGCCTAA
- a CDS encoding ABC transporter transmembrane domain-containing protein: MNTPLETPDGTPSSKAKAKLGTLRALWPFVRQHGGLFTAWLLALALASAATLSLPVAFRQMIDNGFTDGANINRAFLFLFVVAVVLALASAARFYFVSLLGEKVVADLRGQLYGHLIGLDAEFHDRSRSGELVSRLSADSELLRTVVATSMSVALRSSVTVIGSLAMLFVTSPRLAAFALIGIPLAVLPIVLGARRLEKASRASQDRVADANTLASETLSAVRTVQAHAREPYERGRFGAAIATAVETARKRIRAQAWVTAAAITLIFGAITLVLWSGAHDVIDGTMSAGTLGQFVLYALIGGGSVGALAEVWNELQRAAGGMGRIAELLGETPAIQAPTQPRTLPQPVNGEIRFDNVSFHYPSRPDLPALDGFDLTVNPGETVALVGPSGAGKSTVFSMLLRFHDAQTGGVRIDGVDLRELDPAQLREHIALVPQQPTIFAASAAENIRYGKLDATDAELQAAAEAAEAEDFIRELPGGFDSQLGERGARLSGGQQQRIAIARALLKDAPILLLDEATSALDAQSERAVQQALERLMDGRTTLVIAHRLATVLKADRIVVMDRGRIVAQGTHAELLAQDGLYAELARLQFLD; this comes from the coding sequence ATGAACACCCCGCTCGAGACGCCGGACGGTACTCCCTCGTCCAAAGCCAAGGCCAAGCTGGGCACCCTGCGTGCCCTGTGGCCCTTCGTGCGCCAGCACGGCGGCCTGTTCACCGCGTGGCTACTGGCGCTGGCGCTGGCGTCTGCGGCGACGCTGAGCCTGCCGGTCGCCTTCCGGCAGATGATCGACAACGGCTTTACCGACGGCGCGAACATCAACCGTGCGTTCCTGTTCCTGTTCGTGGTGGCTGTCGTGCTGGCGCTGGCCAGCGCGGCGCGCTTCTACTTCGTGTCGCTGCTGGGCGAAAAGGTCGTGGCGGACCTGCGCGGTCAGTTGTACGGCCACCTGATCGGACTGGACGCCGAATTCCATGACCGCAGCCGCTCCGGCGAACTCGTATCGCGACTCTCCGCCGACAGCGAGCTGCTGCGCACGGTGGTAGCCACCAGCATGTCGGTAGCGCTGCGCAGCAGCGTCACCGTGATCGGCAGCCTGGCGATGCTGTTCGTCACCAGCCCCCGACTGGCGGCCTTCGCACTGATCGGCATCCCCCTGGCGGTACTGCCCATCGTGCTGGGTGCCCGCCGGCTGGAGAAAGCGTCGCGCGCCAGCCAGGACCGCGTGGCCGATGCCAACACGCTGGCCAGCGAAACCCTGAGCGCCGTCCGCACGGTGCAGGCGCACGCACGCGAGCCGTACGAACGCGGCCGCTTCGGTGCCGCCATCGCGACCGCGGTGGAAACCGCCCGCAAGCGCATCCGCGCGCAGGCATGGGTGACCGCCGCGGCCATCACCCTGATCTTCGGCGCGATCACGCTCGTGCTCTGGTCGGGCGCGCATGACGTGATCGACGGCACGATGAGCGCCGGCACGCTGGGCCAGTTCGTGCTGTACGCGCTGATCGGCGGTGGATCGGTCGGTGCACTGGCCGAGGTATGGAACGAACTGCAACGCGCGGCCGGCGGCATGGGCCGCATCGCGGAGTTGCTGGGCGAAACACCTGCCATCCAGGCGCCGACACAACCACGCACATTGCCGCAGCCGGTCAACGGCGAGATCCGCTTCGACAACGTCTCGTTCCACTACCCGTCGCGCCCCGATCTTCCCGCACTGGATGGCTTCGACCTCACCGTCAATCCAGGCGAAACCGTGGCCCTGGTCGGCCCGTCCGGCGCCGGCAAAAGCACGGTGTTCTCGATGCTGCTTCGCTTCCATGATGCGCAAACGGGCGGCGTGCGCATCGATGGCGTGGACCTGCGTGAACTCGACCCGGCGCAGTTGCGCGAACACATCGCACTGGTGCCGCAGCAACCGACCATCTTCGCGGCCAGCGCAGCGGAGAACATCCGCTACGGCAAGCTGGATGCCACCGATGCCGAGCTGCAGGCGGCCGCCGAAGCCGCCGAGGCCGAGGACTTCATCCGCGAACTGCCGGGCGGCTTCGACAGCCAGCTCGGCGAGCGTGGCGCACGCCTGTCGGGTGGCCAGCAGCAGCGCATCGCCATCGCCCGCGCCCTGTTGAAGGACGCCCCCATCCTGCTGCTGGACGAAGCCACCAGTGCCCTGGACGCGCAGAGCGAGCGCGCAGTGCAGCAGGCGCTGGAAAGGTTGATGGACGGCCGCACCACATTGGTCATCGCGCACCGGCTGGCCACCGTGTTGAAGGCCGATCGCATCGTGGTGATGGACCGGGGCCGCATCGTCGCGCAGGGCACGCACGCGGAACTGCTGGCGCAGGATGGCCTTTACGCCGAGCTTGCGCGACTGCAGTTTCTGGATTGA